The genomic segment ACAATGCCCCCCACTCCCGTTATACCGGTCTGAATCTGTCTGACCTGAAGGCACATCCTGAAGTCAGAGTGCTTTCATCCTCTGAAGAAGCCGGTGCTTTAATTCTGATGGGAGACGGTGGCAGACAAATCATGATTACAGGGCATCTGGAATATGAGACGGACACGCTTGCAATGGAATATAAACGAGACCGGAAGAGAGGGCTGAATCCGAAATTGCCGCAACACTATTTTCCAAATGATGATCCATCCCGTCAACCGTTAAATACCTGGCGTGCCCACGCCCATCTCTTTTTCTCAAACTGGTTGAATTATTATGTCTATCAGACAACCCCTTATTTATGGGAATGAATTTATCACGTGATGCAAACGGCTCTCCGATATTCCGGGGAGCCGTTTTACAGATAAATATTAAACCTTACTGTTCAGCCATGTGTGATCCTTATCATGGATCGTCTCTTCAATGATCCCTACAACATCTTCTTCAACAAGCAGTTTAGCCTGTTTAATTGCAGTAAATACCGCTTCACTTTTTGCTGCACCGTGGACTTTAATGACAGGAGCCGACAGTCCGAAGAGCAGCGCGCCACCATAAGCTGAGTAATCCATACGATTTTTGATTGACTTCAGTTTTCCATACATCAGTCCGGTTAATACCTTCGTGTAAAGTGATCCGCCAAGTGTTTCTTTCAGTAAGTTGATCAGAGACATTGCAGTGCCTTCAATGCTTTTCAGAACCAGATTGCCGGAAAAGCCATCGGCAACGATTACATCTGCGGGTCCTTGCAAAAGTTCCCGTGACTCCACGTTGCCAATAAAATTGACAGGTGCTTCGCTTAATAACTGATAAGCTTTTTTGGTCAGCTCATTGCCCTTTCCCGGTTCTTCACCGATGTTCAGAAGGCCAATTCGCGGATTCGAACGATGCATAATTTTTTCCGCATAAATCGACCCCATCAAGGCATATTGCAACATATTTTCCGGCTTTGTTTCCGCATTAGCCCCAACATCCAGAAAGAGAAATCCTTTGTTCTCGTGAATCGTTGGAAGAGTCGGTGCCAGTGCCGGACGGTCAATTCCTTTGATACGTCCTACACCGAACAGTCCTGAAGCCATAAGTGCGCCTGTATTCCCTGCTGAAATGGCGGCTGCGCAACGCTTTTCTCTGACCTCCTGCACGGCAAGAACCATTGATGCCTGCTTTTT from the Sporolactobacillus sp. Y61 genome contains:
- the plsX gene encoding phosphate acyltransferase PlsX translates to MKLAIDAMGGDNAPGAIVEGTVRAAEAFPDLEFILVGDRTRIEPLLSEHRHIDILHTTEKIEGTDAPVRAVRSKKQASMVLAVQEVREKRCAAAISAGNTGALMASGLFGVGRIKGIDRPALAPTLPTIHENKGFLFLDVGANAETKPENMLQYALMGSIYAEKIMHRSNPRIGLLNIGEEPGKGNELTKKAYQLLSEAPVNFIGNVESRELLQGPADVIVADGFSGNLVLKSIEGTAMSLINLLKETLGGSLYTKVLTGLMYGKLKSIKNRMDYSAYGGALLFGLSAPVIKVHGAAKSEAVFTAIKQAKLLVEEDVVGIIEETIHDKDHTWLNSKV